A genomic stretch from Gemmatimonadaceae bacterium includes:
- a CDS encoding NAD-dependent epimerase/dehydratase family protein yields the protein MTVPAVRFGSGVVAVTGASGFIGRRLCESLARDEVRVRGITRSATGMNVPGVETAIAADITDRDALRAALSGVSTVVHLAARVHAKAEGIGDPGSECSRINVDGTALLLKEAVAAGVGTFVFISSVKAVADQSDRVLTSDTPPQPVDAYGESKLEAERLVRVVGVREGLRAPILRLPNVYGPGMKANMGLLFRVVDRGLPLPLRSVRNRRSFAYVDNAVAAIRGLMTSPAAAGETVYVSDEQDVSTPELIRHIARALGRPARLFPFPRAMLRAVAGSGGLLSRFPPFHLTGDSLTAVLGSLFVDTSRLRETTGYKPPISLERGMLLTAEWFRSRSEVIR from the coding sequence ATGACGGTCCCGGCAGTGAGGTTCGGCTCCGGAGTCGTCGCGGTTACCGGCGCCAGCGGTTTCATCGGCCGGCGCCTGTGCGAGAGTCTCGCGCGCGATGAAGTGCGCGTCAGGGGCATCACGCGCTCGGCGACGGGGATGAACGTGCCCGGAGTCGAGACGGCCATCGCCGCCGATATCACCGACCGGGATGCGCTGCGCGCGGCGCTGTCCGGCGTCTCGACCGTCGTCCATCTCGCCGCGAGGGTGCATGCGAAGGCCGAGGGGATAGGCGATCCGGGTTCCGAGTGCAGCAGGATCAACGTGGATGGCACCGCGCTGCTCCTGAAGGAGGCCGTGGCTGCCGGCGTTGGAACCTTCGTTTTCATCAGCTCGGTGAAGGCGGTCGCCGATCAGAGCGATCGGGTGCTGACTTCGGACACGCCACCGCAGCCAGTGGACGCCTACGGCGAGAGCAAGCTCGAGGCGGAGCGGCTGGTGCGGGTCGTCGGCGTGCGTGAGGGTCTTCGCGCACCGATACTGCGCCTGCCGAACGTCTACGGGCCGGGTATGAAGGCGAACATGGGGCTGCTGTTCCGCGTGGTGGACCGCGGCCTCCCGTTGCCACTCCGCTCGGTGAGGAACCGCCGCAGCTTCGCCTACGTGGACAATGCCGTCGCCGCCATCCGCGGCCTGATGACGAGCCCCGCGGCGGCCGGGGAGACGGTGTACGTGAGTGACGAACAGGACGTTTCCACGCCCGAGCTCATCAGGCATATCGCGCGGGCGCTTGGCCGGCCGGCGAGGCTCTTTCCGTTCCCCCGGGCGATGCTCCGGGCGGTCGCCGGAAGCGGGGGCTTGCTCTCCCGATTTCCGCCGTTCCATCTTACAGGTGATTCCCTTACGGCGGTGCTCGGCTCTCTCTTCGTCGACACTTCCCGACTCCGGGAGACCACCGGCTATAAACCGCCAATATCATTAGAGAGGGGAATGCTCCTTACCGCAGAATGGTTCAGATCCCGTTCGGAGGTGATCAGATAA